ATCCCACATCCTCAAGACTCCATCTTTGGTCCTCACCTCCGATCCTCCCTCATCCAGCCGGGCGATGCTCAGAATGGAATTCCTAAGCGCTGGGATGTAGAAGACGCCGTGCAGCACCCACTTCTCGCCATTCTTGCCCTCGAATGCGATGGAGCCGACGCCTTGGATGTCCACCTTCGACGCGTTGCCGAACCGCACCGACCCGCGCACGTCGCCGTCGATGTTGGCGAAGAGCTCGCAGCGTCCAGTCATGTGGTGGGTCGCGCCGCTGTCGAGGTACCATCCGTCGATCGCTtcctcgtcggcggtggcgttgAGGATCGCCTGGGCTCGCAGCTCGTCAAGCTGGAGGACGTGGCCGTGCGCCGCAGCTTGGTGTGCGCCCAGCTCGATGATGCCGTGCACCAGGAACAGCCCCACGTCCACGTCTCCCTCCACGACGTGAGTCGCGCCGCGGTTCTAGCGAGGTTGGGGGCAGTCCCTTGCCCAGTGCCCGGCGCGATTGCAGTTGTGGCAGGTGTCGTCGCGGTTCGCCCTGCGATCGCCGTCGGCGTCACCTCCTTTctccccgcgcccgccgccggagtCGCCAGCACCAGCCTCGCGATCTCCCCTGGGCTTGTTCTTCCTTCCGCCACGGGGTCGACGATGCCGCTCCTGACCGTCCTTGGCCGTGCCGGCGTTGTCCCCCTTCTTGCCGCCGTCGCGCCACTGCTCGGAGTACAGTAGCTTGCCCTGCTCCTCCAACGCCCGGTCCCGGTCCTCCACCTTGAATCGCTCGGCGACGTCGTCGATGGAGAGATCTTGGAGGTCGAGAAGGGTCTCGATCGAGAAGACCAATTGCTCGTACCTCTTATGCATGCATCGGAGAAACTTCTCCACGGCGCGTCCCTCGTCGAGATCGGTGTCGCCGTTGCGCACCATCTGCTCCATCAGATTGGTGAGGCGGACGGCAAAGTCTTCAACTTGCTCGTCGGGGCGAAAGGTAAGACCTTCCCACTCGCCGCGGAGGCGCTGGAGCGCGGCGTGTCGCACGCGGTCGCTCCCAACACGTCTGGCCTCGATCGCCTCCCAGGCGAGCTTGGCGGTGGCCTTGTTGGCGATGCTGGCGCCGATCTCCGGCGGGACGGCGGCACAGAGAGCCTCCAGCGCGCGGCGATCTTGCTCGTAGTCGACGCCGTCGCATGTGATGGCGTCCCAGAGGAAGCACGCCTGGAGCTTTACCTTCATGAGAAGGCTCCACTCTTAGTAATTGGAGCGCGTGAGCATCGGCCATCAAGTCCCGATCTCACAGTAGACCTGCACGACCGAAGAACGCCCGCGACGCCGTGGTGGAGACGGCGATCCGCGGCAGCGGCGATCCTTCGGCGTGATGGAGCCTTCCGCGTCCTCGTCACCATCCTGCTCCTCGCGTAGCGCTGCGGCGGCTTCCGCCGCGGTCTTGGCCGCGGCCGCTGCATCCTTGGCTGCCTGCACCACCTGAGCAAAAACAGCTCAACCACTAAAGTACTAAAGCAAAAACATAAAGCCAAGGCAAGTCTAAAACAGAATTAAAGATACAAACACTAGGCTTATATGCCATCACAAAGTAGTGTATTGCAATAGTATATGTATAAGTAGCAGTTAATATGAGACTCCTTCAAACAGCTAAGTGGCATTGCAACCCCAAATAGTTCCatgattatttttttaaagatCTAATTCATGGTAGGTGTTGCAGTATGTCCTAAACCAGTATTTCGATAATTTGTGAAACATAATGTTTGATTTTTTGTATGATGCATATCGAAACATATCAGTGTTTACAACTATCCTCCTAGTGTAATCATGCAATTGGCATCTATATTTGTAAATACTGTCATTTTGTAGTGTACTacatctatgcaatacttatctCTTTTGACCACTGTAATTCATAATTATTGGGCACGTTGCCTTAGTGAACTTTTCCATGAATCCTGCAACATCTAAATATGATCATTGTTGCCTTAGTGAACTTTTCCATGAATCCTGCAACATCTAAATATGATCATTTGCCATACTTTGTGCATGTCATATTACTATAGAGTTTTTTGCCCCTACTTTATTCGAACTATGTTTTTCTTGTCTCGTGGGCTTTGGTTAAAAGTGACAGGTTTTACAATTGTAGGGAGTATTATGTTACAAGTTTggtgtatatatttttttcttagtTGGGGTAATTTTGTTCTTAATGTTCTACCACTACATTTATTCAGAAAAGATGTGAGGAGCTTGCATGTGCATCTAGAGAACAAGCTGATTCTGCCAATGGGGTAGGAAGCAATGTTTCTTCAGGATCAAGAGGGAGTGGCAAAGTGCTACCATATTCTGCTGCACATAATGCGTCAACCTATGGGGATGAGTTCGACACAACCATAATAACATTCAACACAGTACGTCTTGTTCTGTGGCTGTAACTATGTGATTGATTTTCTGGTCCATAAGATCAATATCAAATGAACTAAAATTTTATTCAATATAAGCTCAAAATTTTCTGTAATTTGCTGATCGTAGACTTGATAAATTTGCAGGCTGTCATCCTTTATCATCTTCATGACTATGAATCTGCTCTGATTATTTTGGACCCATTGTACCGAAATATTGAACCAATTGATGAGGTATTATTAGTGACTTAGCAGCTTAATTACAAGGGAAAATTGTTTCAACGCTAATTATTTTTTACTCTCACAGACAACTGCTCTTCATGTATGCTTTCTATTATTGGACATTACATTAGCTTTGCAAGATGCGACGAAGGCTGCGGTAAGTTTCGTTCTTGGTGTAGACTGCAGTAATCACCTAAAACCATTGGATCtagcaaacttttttttttgcaagcatTATTAATGCTGCCTTAGGAGTACTCCTGCTAATTTGAGGCACCTGTAATGTGTGCCACGTGGGGCATTCAACGCTGTACACAAATGACATTTTAACAATAAAGTCGGTCTTAGTATTGATTCTTTGTAAGCTATTTATATTTGACATGTTGGGTTTTGCTAATTTGCTCTGGTATGCTTTCTTGTGCCATATCCTGCTATGGCATTTTTGGGCTGTTGCTGTTATTTTCCTTATTATGATGACTGTTAATGTGGGAGAGGGATCTGTCGTGTAGCATTTGTTAAGCATGCAGTCATCTGTCAATGTTGGTTTTTGGGTGATTATGATGCTGCGACAgtttaatttgttttagaaCTTTGAACTTTTGAGGTTTATATActcagatttaattgggatctTAGAATGTATAGTCAGTCAAAGCATTTGCGTGGCCTTTGTTCCTTGATAGATTTGAGCATTGACTTTTCACTCTGGTTGTACATGCCATTTTTTTTACTACTCTTTGTAAGAGACGGACATTGACATGGTCTTGGACACACAACTTTGACTACTACTCTTTGTTGTAATATGTATATAAAATGTAGCAAAAGTAAAGTCCAATGaactatttttatataaatctaATAGTACTTGTACCATTTTCAAACATCCAAACACGACACAAAAACATAATTTTAGCCAAAATTTGAAATGTGAGGGTATGAAATCCAAAACTTCACTTATGGGACTGGAGCAGTATGTTGGATTTTATGTACTTTATTCCCTTATGATTCCTGGTATTGCATCCTTCTATGACATTTTTGCTGTCACTGTGGATTCTCTTTTATCAGATGATTGTTAGTGAGAGATTTGGAGTGTGCCATTTGTTAGATTTGTTAGATTTGGTTTGCTCTGTGTTAATTATCAATTTGTAAAAACTCCTACGGTTTGCTCTGTGTGTGTTAGAACTTTGAGCTTTTGACATTATTACTATCAGATGTAGTGATCTTAGCCTGTATAGTCGGTCATAGCATTTGTTTGGCCTTGTTTCTTTCTGGATATGGAGCATTGACTTTCACCTAGAGGAGACTGTATTCATCTTAACTTTATGATTTCTTATTGGCTTACAGGAGGTAATACAGTACTTGGAAAGGTCATTTGGAATAGCTAACACAACGAACCAGAATGAAAATGCTAGCATGGCTCAGCAGCAATTGGCTCAACCTAAGCCTCCTGCGAAAAGTAACACGCCTGCAGATTCCGATTCAAATGCTTATGGTGGTGGATGCGAGAACCTTCCATCAGGAAGTTTCCCAGATGAATCAATAGAATTTGAATCTTTTTACTCTACTTTTGATGGACATCAGAATCTGGGCAGGCCTATCTTGAATGATTTCTCCAGGGCATCTGCTGAtcttgctgctactgctgctgatTTGAAAGTTAGGCTGCAGATTTACAAGGTCCGGCTTCTACTGCTCACAAGGAACCTTAAGGTTGCGAAGCGAGAACTGAAAGTACTAATGAACATGGCACGCGGTAGGGATTCATCTACTGAGCTTCTCTTGAAATCTCAGCTGGAGTATGCCCGGGGGAACTACCGGAAGGCTGTGAAGCTATTAAGCACACCGAATAATCGGACTGAACCAGTAATGCTAGCTATGTTCTACAACAACCTTGGATGTATACTCCACCAACAAAGATCTAATCATACCTCTATATGGTGCTTTACCAAAGCACTGAAATACAGCTTATCTCTTCGTTCAGAGAAACCACTGAAGCTGTCTGCATTATCACAAAACAAGTCTTGTCTTATTTCCTACAACTGTGGTATCCAACATTTGATGTGTGGGAAGCCTCTGTCAGCAGCTTGCTGTTTTCGTGAGGCCACGCCGCTCTTCTACAAACGACCCCTTTTCTGGCTCCGCTTTTCTGAGTGTAGTCTGCTAGCTCTGGAAAAGGGTCTCCTGTGTGCAGGTGGTGCCTCTTCATGCAATGATGAGATTGAAGTCAATATTGTAGGGTCAGGACAATGGCGGCAGTTGATTGTCAACCCTGTGAACTCAAGAAGTAGTTCAGATTCTGCAGGTGTGACTTCAGATGAACACAACAATTTGGTATCACTTAGATTTGCTAGACAGTGTCTACTCAATGCCCAGCTATTATTGGATGCTTCTGAGCAGGAAAATCTGGTCACTCCATCTGATACAGAGGATTGCAACCAAGGAGCACTACAAGGACATAAAAGCTCGGGTCAGAAGAGCACTGTAAGTACAGAATCTAAAACACCTTCAGGCCCAACCCTGGCTAATGTAAATGGAGAACAAAAGGGAACAATCTTGAACGCCACCTTGCAGAGCTCTCTTGTTTTGTACGATGAGATCTGTAGAAAAGAGAACCTCAAAATCAGACAGGCCATCCTGGGGAGCTTGGCATTTGTTGAATTGTGTCTTGAGAATCACTTGAAAGCTTTGTCTTATGCGAAGTCACTACTGCAGCTGACTGATTGCTCAAGGATGTATGTATTCCTCAGCCATGTATATGCAGCTGAAGCTCTGTGTGCTCTGAAAAGACCGAAGGACGCTGCTGAGGAGTTATCAGTTTATATCAAAGATGGCAATGATATTGAGCTGCCGTACAACATCGAGAACTGTGAGAAGGCTCTAGTTGAGAAAGACAGTGATGGTGAAGACACGGTTGCTCCTGCTGTGACAAAACTGACCTCAGAAGAATTGCACTTGGAGAGCCTCAAGCCCGAGGAAGCTCGAGGCGTTCTGTATATTGACCTTGGCATGACCGCTGCTATGCAGGGAGAATTTGAGCAGGCTGACTATTTGGTGAACCGTGGCCTTGCCATGCTACCCAACAACCCTAGGGCAGTGCTAGCATCAGTTTACATGGACCTTCTGCAGGGGAAGTCCCAAGAGGCTGTTGCAAAGTTGAGACACTGTAGGAATGTGAGATTTAGACCAAGTAGTGTAGCTGCCAGCAGCTGAGCTTAGAGAAGAATTCCTTTTCATGGTTTCTGTAGTTTACAATTACCATTACAATCTTTTTGGACCCTGACCCCAATGTGGACGATGATCAAAGATGGTAATGCTCCTCCTGTGTACCATACATAAGTGAACTGTAGCTCTCCTTTTAGCTTCCTCCCAGATTGAGGGGTGTAATGTGTTGGGCCTATATCGTTTTAATTCGCTTCTCTTTGGACTGAAGGGTGGCCAAGTGATCAAAATAGTTTCCTATATCCGTTTATGTATTCAGAAACCAATCTGGAGAACAATGTGCAAGAGCTCTGCGATCCGATACATGTGTATTTTTGGGTGCATGCACAATGTTAAGATGAATCATCACTTGGTGCTGATGTTCATTTGAACTTGGAAGCGACTCGGTATCGTCCTAACAGTGtccctttttttttatttttgcttgGGTTTTGCTTTTGCATACTGCTTTTATAATAACTTGACTAAAGAATGACGAACACTTTTACCACTATCCTGCATTTGCAATCATTACTTCACTAAGAAATATTGCCTCCACTTAACAACAATGTTCAAAAAGTGGAACTAGGTGGCCGCCTAGGTGCGATGAGGGGTACTGCCTGGCCTAGTGGTGTAGGTGGACCCCAAGGTGGTTGCAGCGCCTAGATGGTGAAAGGTGGTGCCTCGGCAGTGATTTAGAGGCGTCCAAGAGGTCTAGGCGGTGCTGAAGTGGGAGCGCGGCTCACCGACGCTAAAAATTTTGGCCTCACAGAAGCGCGCGCAGATGGGTTCGGAAGCGCGCGCAGATGGGTTTGGGTGTGGTCGAAAGAGTTCGTGTAGGAAAATTATAGGGAGGAGGAAAAGGTGGCATGGAAATGACTTCTTCCTACTCGCCTGGAGACGTACCTCCTCCAGGCGGCTGCAGGTCCTCCTTGGTGGATTGCTCCCTGTTGGTCTGCCCTCCCAGCCGGATTGCTCCCACCGGGGGCACCACTCTTGCTCCTCCCCGCCGGTCTACCCTTCCTGCCATGTGCGCCCCTCCCCGCTGGATTGCTCCCGTCTGGGCACAGATCCTCCTTGTCGGTCTGCTCCCCGCCAGGTGCGCCTCTCCCCGCCATCCCCCCCATGCGCGCCCCTACCTGCCGGTCGCCGGCCAGGCTAGGCTAGGCTAACGGTCAATCCTCCCCTGTATTCCTCTCCTCTattcctctgctctgctcccgTTCACTCCCTCTGCTCCTCTCCTCAGATCCTTCACTCTGCTCAAATCCTCTGCTCTGGCGCTCCCTCCCTCtgctcctctgcctcctctgctcctctcGTCTGCTATAGTTGCAGTCCACTTGAATTGCAATGTAGGAACATCACTTATGCATCAACTAAGGTATgtccaggatcaattcatttaTATTCACTTATTCAGCTACTATGTTTATATAATTTATTCATCTACACATGATATTTGCCTTTTTGGCAAAACGCCTAGATAACCACCTTGGAAACTTCTAGGCTCGCTTAGTCTCGCTTAGGCTCTAGACGGCGGGTCACTGCTTAGAAACCGCCTAGCGCTTTTTTTTAACATTCTTAAAAGTAGTTGATGGCGGTTGCTTTTTATGGTCTTAGGTGTACAATTTTTTATCGCTATCTTTCTATTAGAATATGGTGATAACATCTAACGAATATATGAGATAAAAAAGGCTTACAAATCTGTTGGTatgtttttcaaattaaacatttGAAAAGCTATTGAATGGGAAGTTCTAGAAATTTGACTAGATTTTTTGTTAAAACATAAAGTACTTGTGACTTGTGACCCAAGGTACCAAGTTTTATTGAGAAGAAAAGATTGAGCTTTTTTATGACCAGCAAAAGAACTGAAAATCGAAACAATGATCCAATAAaccttttttttagatttacaTACACTCACAATGCACACTTACCCTTGAGAACGCATGTACGCAAATCCTACCCCTATAAgcaagactgagccggcaaatcctcgagattgacgaactCACCACAGTCATCTCGTTATCGACGGAAACATCGCCTACCACTAAAAGCGCAACATCAtgaaatcctagaaaattctctcttatgaggagtcgaacccaggatcTGAGATGCTATCGAGACTCTTGTAAACACTAGGCTACATGCAATCAACTTCACAATCGTGATCCTTTTTATTACTAGTTCCGCACTAAATTCAACAATGATCCACATTCTAGGAGACTAATCTcatcgttcc
This portion of the Panicum virgatum strain AP13 chromosome 2N, P.virgatum_v5, whole genome shotgun sequence genome encodes:
- the LOC120660117 gene encoding CCR4-NOT transcription complex subunit 10-like, which codes for MEPPAVKEAPPPPPLPAAEEEAMLSATAAMAKEAAVAFQGRRHADCAELLAGLLKKKEGDPKVHHNMAITKSFLDGCPDPERLLKILGDVKKRCEELACASREQADSANGVGSNVSSGSRGSGKVLPYSAAHNASTYGDEFDTTIITFNTAVILYHLHDYESALIILDPLYRNIEPIDETTALHVCFLLLDITLALQDATKAAEVIQYLERSFGIANTTNQNENASMAQQQLAQPKPPAKSNTPADSDSNAYGGGCENLPSGSFPDESIEFESFYSTFDGHQNLGRPILNDFSRASADLAATAADLKVRLQIYKVRLLLLTRNLKVAKRELKVLMNMARGRDSSTELLLKSQLEYARGNYRKAVKLLSTPNNRTEPVMLAMFYNNLGCILHQQRSNHTSIWCFTKALKYSLSLRSEKPLKLSALSQNKSCLISYNCGIQHLMCGKPLSAACCFREATPLFYKRPLFWLRFSECSLLALEKGLLCAGGASSCNDEIEVNIVGSGQWRQLIVNPVNSRSSSDSAGVTSDEHNNLVSLRFARQCLLNAQLLLDASEQENLVTPSDTEDCNQGALQGHKSSGQKSTVSTESKTPSGPTLANVNGEQKGTILNATLQSSLVLYDEICRKENLKIRQAILGSLAFVELCLENHLKALSYAKSLLQLTDCSRMYVFLSHVYAAEALCALKRPKDAAEELSVYIKDGNDIELPYNIENCEKALVEKDSDGEDTVAPAVTKLTSEELHLESLKPEEARGVLYIDLGMTAAMQGEFEQADYLVNRGLAMLPNNPRAVLASVYMDLLQGKSQEAVAKLRHCRNVRFRPSSVAASS